In Allocoprobacillus halotolerans, a genomic segment contains:
- a CDS encoding ATP-binding protein: MINDETKKKLDMMGMHALVEALELQEKESLYKAMTFDERLNASVDHAYQIKYNEKVKGLIRRAHFRYPQASVEDIYYSKRELDKDQIMTLITNSYIDSYKNVLIVGFTGSGKTFLSNCLGKAACRDGITTRYIRIPDLFVQLEEAELKRGRNKLINKYAKCPLLILDEWLINSMNEQEIEFIFELVERRYQNKSTIFCTQFKIESWHTRLGGGVHADAIMDRIIHNSITINAGDVNMREVTSNMNRE, encoded by the coding sequence ATGATTAATGATGAAACAAAAAAGAAATTAGATATGATGGGAATGCATGCTTTAGTAGAAGCTTTAGAACTACAAGAAAAAGAATCACTTTATAAAGCTATGACATTTGATGAAAGACTCAATGCTTCTGTAGATCATGCATATCAAATTAAATATAACGAAAAAGTAAAAGGATTGATACGACGCGCTCACTTTAGATATCCTCAAGCATCTGTAGAAGATATTTATTATTCAAAAAGAGAATTAGATAAAGATCAAATCATGACATTGATTACGAACAGTTATATTGATAGTTATAAGAATGTATTGATTGTTGGATTTACTGGTTCGGGGAAAACATTTTTATCAAACTGTCTAGGTAAAGCAGCTTGTCGTGATGGAATAACTACACGTTATATAAGAATACCTGATTTGTTTGTTCAGTTAGAAGAAGCAGAACTAAAAAGAGGACGAAATAAGCTCATTAATAAATATGCTAAGTGTCCTTTGCTTATCTTAGATGAATGGCTCATAAACTCTATGAATGAACAAGAAATAGAATTTATTTTTGAACTTGTGGAAAGAAGATATCAAAATAAATCAACTATATTTTGTACGCAATTCAAAATAGAATCTTGGCATACACGATTAGGTGGAGGGGTACATGCAGATGCAATCATGGATCGAATTATTCATAACTCTATTACGATTAATGCAGGTGACGTCAATATGAGAGAAGTTACTTCAAATATGAACAGAGAATAA
- a CDS encoding Mu transposase domain-containing protein gives MNCEKEMLRELPAISYEVCTWLYEHKVSLDFHVSFKTNKYSVPYQYVGKKVDIKVNSNSLEIFYKHSRIAIHPKLPDYMKYKYSTIEDHMPDAFQKVEWDDERIKRWANKIGPSTFMVINKIFDSVKIKEQGYNSCLAVLKLANKFSNDRLENACELALTKVKCPRYHHLNGILMNNQDLIWMSNKDSNKKIDDGGYVRGADYYGGKYND, from the coding sequence ATGAACTGTGAAAAAGAAATGTTAAGAGAATTACCAGCTATCTCTTATGAAGTTTGTACTTGGTTATATGAACATAAGGTTTCTTTAGATTTTCATGTTTCGTTCAAAACAAATAAATACTCTGTCCCTTATCAATATGTTGGTAAGAAGGTAGACATAAAAGTAAATTCAAATAGTCTTGAGATATTTTACAAACATTCAAGAATAGCGATTCACCCTAAATTACCTGATTACATGAAATATAAATATTCTACCATTGAAGATCATATGCCTGATGCTTTCCAAAAAGTAGAATGGGATGATGAGAGAATCAAACGATGGGCAAATAAAATTGGACCATCTACTTTTATGGTTATCAATAAAATATTTGATTCAGTAAAAATTAAAGAGCAGGGATACAATTCTTGTCTTGCAGTATTGAAGTTAGCTAACAAGTTCTCGAATGACAGATTGGAAAATGCATGTGAACTTGCACTGACAAAAGTGAAGTGTCCCCGCTATCATCATCTTAATGGCATTTTGATGAATAATCAAGACCTCATCTGGATGAGTAATAAAGATTCAAATAAAAAGATTGATGATGGTGGATATGTGAGAGGTGCAGATTATTATGGAGGAAAATACAATGATTAA